A region from the Phaenicophaeus curvirostris isolate KB17595 chromosome 28, BPBGC_Pcur_1.0, whole genome shotgun sequence genome encodes:
- the YJU2 gene encoding splicing factor YJU2 has translation MSERKVLNKYYPPDFDPAKIPKLKLPKDRQYVVRLMAPFNMRCKTCGEYIYKGKKFNARKETVQNEVYLGLPIFRFYIKCTRCLAEITFKTDPENTDYTMEHGATRNFQAEKLLEEEEKRMQKEREEEELNNPMKVLENRTKDSKLEMEVLENLQELKELNQRQANVDFEAMLKQYKEYEEEQKRKEQEEDEQEMKAMLEQAQNRRLLVDSDSDEESAKSHSKPVAKLKPTDILQEDAQPQSKKVKTESWERSVGKLNTKSQLAGLVTVRKQKPDPAVANGTESQGTTASTGSFPTATGTTSSLGLLGAYSDSEDSASD, from the exons ATGTCGGAGCGGAAGGTTTTGAAC AAATACTACCCACCAGACTTCGATCCAGCTAAGATCCCAAAGCTCAAACTCCCAAAGGACCGGCAGTATGTGGTGCGTCTCATGGCTCCCTTCAACATGCG atgCAAGACATGCGGTGAATACATCTATAAAGGGAAGAAGTTTAACGCCCGTAAGGAGACTGTTCAGAATGAGGTGTACCTGGGACTTCCCATCTTCCGCTTCTACATCAAGTGCACACGTTGCCTGGCAGAGATCACTTTCAAG ACAGATCCAGAGAACACAGACTACACTATGGAACATGGTGCCACTCGCAACTTCCAAGCTGAGAAACtcttggaggaagaggagaaaagaatgcagaaggagagggaagaggaagagctcAACAATCCTATGAAG GTCCTGGAGAACCGAACTAAGGACTCCAAGCTGGAGATGGAGGTTCTGGAGAACCTGCAGGAGCTGAAGGAACTCAACCAGCGCCAGGCAAACGTGGATTTTGAGGCAATGCTGAAGCAGTACAAGGAGTACGAGGAAGAGCAGAAGCGCAAGGAACAAGAGGAGGATGAGCAAGAGATGAA AGCTATGCTGGAGCAGGCCCAGAACCGGCGGCTGCTGGTGGACTCGGACTCTGACGAAGAATCTGCAAAATCGCACTCAAAGCCTGTGGCCAAACTGAAACCTACGGACATCTTGCAAGAG GACGCTCAGCCCCAGAGTAAGAAGGTGAAGACTGAGAGCTGGGAGCGGAGCGTGGGCAAATTGAACACCAAGTCCCAGCTGGCCGGGCTGGTCACAGTGAGGAAGCAGAAGCCCGATCCTGCCGTGGCTAACGGGACAGAGAGCCAAGGCACCACAGCCAGCACCG GCTCGTTTCCCACAGCAACGGGCACCACGTCCTCTCTTGGCTTGTTGGGGGCGTATTCGGACAGCGAGGACAGCGCCAGTGACTGA